GACCATCTGGCTCGTCACCGCCGTCGAATCCGCCCAGGGCGTCGACCCCGCCCAGCAATGGCTCCACAACGTCGCCACCCTCGAAGCCTACTTCGACAGCCGCATCGAACAGCCCTTCTCCTCCATCCGCGTCTATCGATACGAAGGGCGGTCGAATCGCTGATTTCGAATCGCTGATTGCTAATTTGGGAGCCCCACGCCGATGCAATCAACCATTAGCGATTCGAAATCGGCAATTAGAAATTTGCCCCCCACCCCCTGCCGTCTGCTATCCTGTCCCCCCATGGAGAAGGTCACTTTCGGCAGAACCGGACTCGAGGTTTCACAGCTGGGCTTCGGCGGAGCGCCCATCGGCTTCCTCGACGCCAGCGAGGATAAGGTCGCGCATATCCTCAACGAAATGCTCGATGAGGGCCTGAACCTCATCGACACCGCCGCCAACTACCCCGGCTCGGAACAACGCATCGGCAAAACCATGGCCGGCCGACGCGACGAGTTCATCCTCGTCTCCAAGTGTGGCCACAAGCTGCCCGACCTCGAAGGCGAAGCCTGGTCCCCCAAGCTCATCCGCCAGACCGTCGACCAGTCGCTCAAACGCCTCAATACCGACCACCTCGACGTCATGCTGCTGCACTCGTGCAGCCTCCAGGTGCTCGAGCAGGGCGAAGCCCTCGCCGCCCTCGTCAAGGCCCGCGAAGCAGGCAAAGTCCGGTTCGTCGGCTACTCCGGCGACAACGAGGCCGCCGCCTACGCCGCCAACCTCAACGATATCGAAGTGCTCCAGCTCTCGATCAACATCACCGACCAGGCCAACCTCGACACCGTCCTGCCCATCGCCCGCGAGCGAAACCTCGGCGTCATGGCC
The Phycisphaerales bacterium AB-hyl4 genome window above contains:
- a CDS encoding aldo/keto reductase — its product is MEKVTFGRTGLEVSQLGFGGAPIGFLDASEDKVAHILNEMLDEGLNLIDTAANYPGSEQRIGKTMAGRRDEFILVSKCGHKLPDLEGEAWSPKLIRQTVDQSLKRLNTDHLDVMLLHSCSLQVLEQGEALAALVKAREAGKVRFVGYSGDNEAAAYAANLNDIEVLQLSINITDQANLDTVLPIARERNLGVMAKRPLANAAWRELTEQPGMYSQYAETYTQRLAAMKITPDDVGFPGHAELEWPEVALRFTLSHPGVHTAIVGTTSVINARANLSAVRKGPLPDDVVHKLREAFKTGQATLGQTWTGQT